A window from Citrus sinensis cultivar Valencia sweet orange chromosome 3, DVS_A1.0, whole genome shotgun sequence encodes these proteins:
- the LOC102608036 gene encoding kinesin-like protein KIN-14J isoform X1 — MESDENGVFDHSTGTPAENIEALDNMAEGNQLSTLVEWLNEMIPHIHLPFEASEEKLRACLVDGTVLCLVLNKLSPDSVEMGANFEPGPANVKRFLAAMDDMGLPRFELSDLEQGNMAPVLQCLRSLRASFSFCDEEDTIQDHYRKRWNVSRLDKFPATEQEERQCNSLDRKFQHSLHSTATSEESALMHHLAHTFHDVLHLKEGGYTDVSDVKILEFVNSSCMDNASTKSLFNIVNRILDECVERKNGDAPHRVACLLRKVVPLIERRTATQYQNFKNQNNLFRAREEKYKSRIRVLETLTVGTTEENQVVANQLERIKTEKTNIAQKEKLEEQNALRLKKENDDRDIEISTLKQDLELAKRTHELHCLQLEEQIYETKIESQKKLQELERLLTVSKKKVEELESLSESKSQRWKRIEHSYQSFMGCQLGVIQDLRVAFESTKHEVLETKKNYSKEFDCLGLNLKRLIDAAEKYHVILAENRRLYNEVQDLKGNIRVYCRIRPFLPGQSKKQTTIEYIGENGELVVSNPLKQGKDNHRLFKFNKVFGPEASQEEVFLDTRPLIRSVLDGYNVCIFAYGQTGSGKTYTMSGPCISSTEDWGVNYRALNDLFEISESRKNSILYEVGVQMVEIYNEQVRDLLSSDGPQRRLGIWNATLPNGLAVPEASMYSVQSTADVLELMNIGLMNRAVCSTALNERSSRSHSILTIHVRGTDLKNGAILRGSLHLIDLAGSERVDRSEATGDRLREAQHINKSLSALGDVIFALAHKNPHVPYRNSKLTQVLQSSLGGQAKTLMMVQLNPDVDSYSETISTLKFAERVSGVELGAARSNKEGRDVRELMEQVGSLKDIITRKDEEIERLQVLKANISGVRHRVRSLSHGRSSSSPRRRSVASPRASQRSPVGKGPGHSDKAASNMDNCSDYSDKRSEAGSLHSLEDIRHQKECLLPSKVSTGDLSQNLTEDFVLLGFGDEVSEERLSDISDGGLTMGTETDGSTSVVEFTLFPEPSKPTEKSDNTKKPSLPSKHPKPAPQRPVPKNSSRFSLTSKTPSSSRKPVAGSSSSTKNPRGWH; from the exons ATGGAATCGGACGAAAATGGGGTATTTGACCATTCAACTGGAACTCCTGCTGAAAATATAGAAGCTCTTGATAACATGGCTGAGG GTAATCAGCTATCAACGCTTGTGGAATGGTTAAATGAGATGATCCCTCATATACATTTGCCATTTGAGGCTTCAGAAGAGAAACTTAGGGCATGCTTGGTTGATGGCACGGTTTTGTGCCTTGTCTTGAACAAGTTGAGCCCTGATTCAGTTGAAATG GGTGCCAATTTTGAGCCTGGTCCTGCGAATGTCAAGAGGTTTCTTGCAGCTATGGATGACATGGGATTGCCCAGGTTTGAATTGTCAGATTTGGAGCAG GGGAACATGGCGCCGGTTTTGCAGTGCCTTAGATCACTTAGAGCAAGTTTTTCTTTCTGCGACGAAGAAGACACAATCCAAGATCATTATAGAAAAAGATGGAATGTGTCAAGGTTAGATAAATTCCCTGCCACAGAACAGGAGGAGAGGCAGTGTAACTCTTTAGATAGAAAATTCCAGCATAGTTTGCATAGTACTGCTACATCAG AGGAGTCTGCTTTGATGCATCATCTTGCACATACATTTCACGATGTGCTCCATCTGAAGGAAGGAGGTTATACAGATGTTTCtgatgtcaaaattttggaatttgtaAATTCAAGCTGCATGGAT AATGCCTCCACTAAATCACTGTTCAATATTGTGAATAGAATCTTGGATGAATGCGTTGAAAGAAAGAATGGGGATGCACCTCAT CGTGTGGCATGTCTACTGAGGAAAGTTGTGCCACTGATTGAAAGACGAACTGCAACTCAATatcagaatttcaaaaat caaaataatctttttaggGCTCGTGAGGAGAAATACAAGTCAAGAATTAGAGTACTTGAGACCCTGACAGTGGGGACTACAGAGGAGAACCAG GTTGTTGCCAACCAACTGGAGCGAATAAAG ACTGAGAAAACCAATATAGCGCAGAAGGAAAAGCTTGAAGAGCAGAACGCacttagattaaaaaaagagaatgatGATCGTGATATTGAGATTTCAACGTTGAAACAAGATTTGGAATTGGCCAAAAGGACGCATGAATTGCATTGCTTGCAATTGGAAGAGCAGATTTATGAAACTAAAATTGAATCACAAAAGAAGCTTCAGGAACTTGAGCGTCTTTTGACAGTTTCAAAGAAGAAAGTAGAAGAACTTGAGTCATTATCTGAATCAAAATCTCAAAGATGGAAAAGGATAGAGCATTCTTACCAGAGCTTTATGGGTTGTCAGCTTGGGGTTATACAG GATTTGAGGGTAGCATTTGAGTCCACAAAACATGAAGTCTtggaaacaaaaaagaattactCAAAGGAATTTGATTGCTTGG GCCTAAACCTTAAACGGCTTATAGATGCTGCTGAAAAGTATCATGTAATTCTAGCAGAAAATCGAAGACTGTATAATGAAGTTCAAGACTTGAAAG GAAATATTAGAGTTTATTGTCGAATAAGGCCATTCCTTCCGGGTCAAAGTAAAAAGCAAACAACCATAGAATATATTGGTGAGAATGGTGAATTAGTGGTCTCGAATCCCTTAAAACAAGGAAAAGACAATCACCGGCTCTTCAAGTTTAACAAGGTTTTTGGACCAGAAGCCTCTCAAG AGGAGGTTTTCTTAGACACTCGGCCATTGATACGATCTGTTCTAGATGGGTATAACGTTTGTATATTTGCCTATGGACAAACTGGATCTGGAAAAACCTATACGATG AGTGGGCCTTGCATATCTTCGACAGAAGATTGGGGTGTCAATTATCGAGCCTTGAATGATCTTTTCGAGATCTCAGAAAGTAGGAAAAATTCCATTCTATATGAAGTTGGTGTGCAGATGGTTGAGATTTATAACGAGCAAGTTCGTGATCTACTCTCAAGTGATGGTCCACAAAGAAG ACTTGGGATTTGGAATGCCACCCTACCAAATGGGTTAGCTGTTCCTGAAGCAAGTATGTACTCTGTTCAATCAACCGCAGATGTTCTTGAATTAATGAATATTGGGTTAATGAATAGAGCTGTATGTTCTACGGCACTTAATGAAAGAAGTAGTCGATCCCACAG CATTCTTACCATACATGTTCGCGGCACGGACCTGAAAAACGGTGCTATTTTGCGTGGCAGCCTACATTTGATAGATCTTGCTGGTAGTGAACGGGTGGATCGTTCTGAAGCAACAGGTGACAGACTTAGGGAGGCACAACATATAAACAAATCACTATCAGCCCTTGGAGATGTAATCTTTGCTCTAGCACACAAGAATCCTCATGTCCCCTATAGGAATAGTAAACTGACTCAAGTACTCCAAAGTTCTTTGG GCGGTCAAGCAAAGACCCTTATGATGGTGCAGCTTAATCCTGATGTAGATTCCTATTCTGAAACCATAAGTACCTTGAAGTTTGCTGAGAGAGTTTCTGGTGTTGAATTAGGCGCTGCACGGAGCAACAAGGAGGGAAGAGATGTTAGAGAACTCATGGAACAG GTTGGATCTCTTAAGGACATTATCACTAGGAAAGATGAAGAGATTGAGCGGTTGCAGGTTCTTAAGGCTAATATCAGTGGGGTGAGGCATCGTGTGCGCTCACTAAGCCATGGGCGTTCCTCTTCATCTCCAAGAAGACGTTCTGTGGCAAGCCCTCGAGCAAGTCAAAGATCACCTGTGGGCAAAGGCCCGGGACATAGTGACAAAGCAGCTTCTAATATGGACAATTGCTCAGACTACAGTGACAAACGCTCTGAAGCTGGTTCGCTGCACTCATTGGAGGACATCAGACATCAAAAGGAATGTCTCTTACCATCAAAGGTTTCCACTGGGGATTTGAGTCAGAATTTAACTGAAGACTTTGTGCTCTTGGGCTTTGGGGATGAGGTCTCTGAGGAGAGATTGAGTGACATATCTGATGGTGGTCTTACTATGGGAACAGAAACTGATGGTTCAACCAGCGTGGTGGAGTTCACTCTTTTCCCTGAACCTTCAAAACCAACTGAGAAATCAGATAACACCAAAAA ACCCAGTCTTCCATCCAAACATCCCAAACCCGCACCACAAAGGCCAGTGCCGAAAAATTCTTCACGCTTTTCATTGACCTCAAAGACTCCATCAA GTTCTCGAAAACCAGTTGCTGGCAGTTCCTCTTCAACCAAGAACCCCAGAGGATGGCATTAA
- the LOC102608036 gene encoding kinesin-like protein KIN-14J isoform X2, translating to MESDENGVFDHSTGTPAENIEALDNMAEGNQLSTLVEWLNEMIPHIHLPFEASEEKLRACLVDGTVLCLVLNKLSPDSVEMGANFEPGPANVKRFLAAMDDMGLPRFELSDLEQGNMAPVLQCLRSLRASFSFCDEEDTIQDHYRKRWNVSRLDKFPATEQEERQCNSLDRKFQHSLHSTATSEESALMHHLAHTFHDVLHLKEGGYTDVSDVKILEFVNSSCMDNASTKSLFNIVNRILDECVERKNGDAPHRVACLLRKVVPLIERRTATQYQNFKNQNNLFRAREEKYKSRIRVLETLTVGTTEENQTEKTNIAQKEKLEEQNALRLKKENDDRDIEISTLKQDLELAKRTHELHCLQLEEQIYETKIESQKKLQELERLLTVSKKKVEELESLSESKSQRWKRIEHSYQSFMGCQLGVIQDLRVAFESTKHEVLETKKNYSKEFDCLGLNLKRLIDAAEKYHVILAENRRLYNEVQDLKGNIRVYCRIRPFLPGQSKKQTTIEYIGENGELVVSNPLKQGKDNHRLFKFNKVFGPEASQEEVFLDTRPLIRSVLDGYNVCIFAYGQTGSGKTYTMSGPCISSTEDWGVNYRALNDLFEISESRKNSILYEVGVQMVEIYNEQVRDLLSSDGPQRRLGIWNATLPNGLAVPEASMYSVQSTADVLELMNIGLMNRAVCSTALNERSSRSHSILTIHVRGTDLKNGAILRGSLHLIDLAGSERVDRSEATGDRLREAQHINKSLSALGDVIFALAHKNPHVPYRNSKLTQVLQSSLGGQAKTLMMVQLNPDVDSYSETISTLKFAERVSGVELGAARSNKEGRDVRELMEQVGSLKDIITRKDEEIERLQVLKANISGVRHRVRSLSHGRSSSSPRRRSVASPRASQRSPVGKGPGHSDKAASNMDNCSDYSDKRSEAGSLHSLEDIRHQKECLLPSKVSTGDLSQNLTEDFVLLGFGDEVSEERLSDISDGGLTMGTETDGSTSVVEFTLFPEPSKPTEKSDNTKKPSLPSKHPKPAPQRPVPKNSSRFSLTSKTPSSSRKPVAGSSSSTKNPRGWH from the exons ATGGAATCGGACGAAAATGGGGTATTTGACCATTCAACTGGAACTCCTGCTGAAAATATAGAAGCTCTTGATAACATGGCTGAGG GTAATCAGCTATCAACGCTTGTGGAATGGTTAAATGAGATGATCCCTCATATACATTTGCCATTTGAGGCTTCAGAAGAGAAACTTAGGGCATGCTTGGTTGATGGCACGGTTTTGTGCCTTGTCTTGAACAAGTTGAGCCCTGATTCAGTTGAAATG GGTGCCAATTTTGAGCCTGGTCCTGCGAATGTCAAGAGGTTTCTTGCAGCTATGGATGACATGGGATTGCCCAGGTTTGAATTGTCAGATTTGGAGCAG GGGAACATGGCGCCGGTTTTGCAGTGCCTTAGATCACTTAGAGCAAGTTTTTCTTTCTGCGACGAAGAAGACACAATCCAAGATCATTATAGAAAAAGATGGAATGTGTCAAGGTTAGATAAATTCCCTGCCACAGAACAGGAGGAGAGGCAGTGTAACTCTTTAGATAGAAAATTCCAGCATAGTTTGCATAGTACTGCTACATCAG AGGAGTCTGCTTTGATGCATCATCTTGCACATACATTTCACGATGTGCTCCATCTGAAGGAAGGAGGTTATACAGATGTTTCtgatgtcaaaattttggaatttgtaAATTCAAGCTGCATGGAT AATGCCTCCACTAAATCACTGTTCAATATTGTGAATAGAATCTTGGATGAATGCGTTGAAAGAAAGAATGGGGATGCACCTCAT CGTGTGGCATGTCTACTGAGGAAAGTTGTGCCACTGATTGAAAGACGAACTGCAACTCAATatcagaatttcaaaaat caaaataatctttttaggGCTCGTGAGGAGAAATACAAGTCAAGAATTAGAGTACTTGAGACCCTGACAGTGGGGACTACAGAGGAGAACCAG ACTGAGAAAACCAATATAGCGCAGAAGGAAAAGCTTGAAGAGCAGAACGCacttagattaaaaaaagagaatgatGATCGTGATATTGAGATTTCAACGTTGAAACAAGATTTGGAATTGGCCAAAAGGACGCATGAATTGCATTGCTTGCAATTGGAAGAGCAGATTTATGAAACTAAAATTGAATCACAAAAGAAGCTTCAGGAACTTGAGCGTCTTTTGACAGTTTCAAAGAAGAAAGTAGAAGAACTTGAGTCATTATCTGAATCAAAATCTCAAAGATGGAAAAGGATAGAGCATTCTTACCAGAGCTTTATGGGTTGTCAGCTTGGGGTTATACAG GATTTGAGGGTAGCATTTGAGTCCACAAAACATGAAGTCTtggaaacaaaaaagaattactCAAAGGAATTTGATTGCTTGG GCCTAAACCTTAAACGGCTTATAGATGCTGCTGAAAAGTATCATGTAATTCTAGCAGAAAATCGAAGACTGTATAATGAAGTTCAAGACTTGAAAG GAAATATTAGAGTTTATTGTCGAATAAGGCCATTCCTTCCGGGTCAAAGTAAAAAGCAAACAACCATAGAATATATTGGTGAGAATGGTGAATTAGTGGTCTCGAATCCCTTAAAACAAGGAAAAGACAATCACCGGCTCTTCAAGTTTAACAAGGTTTTTGGACCAGAAGCCTCTCAAG AGGAGGTTTTCTTAGACACTCGGCCATTGATACGATCTGTTCTAGATGGGTATAACGTTTGTATATTTGCCTATGGACAAACTGGATCTGGAAAAACCTATACGATG AGTGGGCCTTGCATATCTTCGACAGAAGATTGGGGTGTCAATTATCGAGCCTTGAATGATCTTTTCGAGATCTCAGAAAGTAGGAAAAATTCCATTCTATATGAAGTTGGTGTGCAGATGGTTGAGATTTATAACGAGCAAGTTCGTGATCTACTCTCAAGTGATGGTCCACAAAGAAG ACTTGGGATTTGGAATGCCACCCTACCAAATGGGTTAGCTGTTCCTGAAGCAAGTATGTACTCTGTTCAATCAACCGCAGATGTTCTTGAATTAATGAATATTGGGTTAATGAATAGAGCTGTATGTTCTACGGCACTTAATGAAAGAAGTAGTCGATCCCACAG CATTCTTACCATACATGTTCGCGGCACGGACCTGAAAAACGGTGCTATTTTGCGTGGCAGCCTACATTTGATAGATCTTGCTGGTAGTGAACGGGTGGATCGTTCTGAAGCAACAGGTGACAGACTTAGGGAGGCACAACATATAAACAAATCACTATCAGCCCTTGGAGATGTAATCTTTGCTCTAGCACACAAGAATCCTCATGTCCCCTATAGGAATAGTAAACTGACTCAAGTACTCCAAAGTTCTTTGG GCGGTCAAGCAAAGACCCTTATGATGGTGCAGCTTAATCCTGATGTAGATTCCTATTCTGAAACCATAAGTACCTTGAAGTTTGCTGAGAGAGTTTCTGGTGTTGAATTAGGCGCTGCACGGAGCAACAAGGAGGGAAGAGATGTTAGAGAACTCATGGAACAG GTTGGATCTCTTAAGGACATTATCACTAGGAAAGATGAAGAGATTGAGCGGTTGCAGGTTCTTAAGGCTAATATCAGTGGGGTGAGGCATCGTGTGCGCTCACTAAGCCATGGGCGTTCCTCTTCATCTCCAAGAAGACGTTCTGTGGCAAGCCCTCGAGCAAGTCAAAGATCACCTGTGGGCAAAGGCCCGGGACATAGTGACAAAGCAGCTTCTAATATGGACAATTGCTCAGACTACAGTGACAAACGCTCTGAAGCTGGTTCGCTGCACTCATTGGAGGACATCAGACATCAAAAGGAATGTCTCTTACCATCAAAGGTTTCCACTGGGGATTTGAGTCAGAATTTAACTGAAGACTTTGTGCTCTTGGGCTTTGGGGATGAGGTCTCTGAGGAGAGATTGAGTGACATATCTGATGGTGGTCTTACTATGGGAACAGAAACTGATGGTTCAACCAGCGTGGTGGAGTTCACTCTTTTCCCTGAACCTTCAAAACCAACTGAGAAATCAGATAACACCAAAAA ACCCAGTCTTCCATCCAAACATCCCAAACCCGCACCACAAAGGCCAGTGCCGAAAAATTCTTCACGCTTTTCATTGACCTCAAAGACTCCATCAA GTTCTCGAAAACCAGTTGCTGGCAGTTCCTCTTCAACCAAGAACCCCAGAGGATGGCATTAA